GCTTCTTTCTTGAAGACTTTGAGCCGTCTGCGTCACCCCGGGTCGCCGCACGCCGAGCATGATCGAGAGAAACTCCTGCGTCAAAGGCAAATAGCTGGAGTTGAGTTGCCATTGGGCTTCGAGTAGCCACCGGCACAGTCGTTGCTCGAGCGGGTGGAGCGCATTGCAAGCCGCGGTCTGAGAGACCTGTGCCAGAAACACCTGAGTGTAGCGCAGCAGCACATCGCGCAGTTCGTCGTTCCGGTTAAATTCTTGTCGCATCACCTGAGCCTCGATCTTCATGGCGTTCCCTGCAACTTGAACAAAGACATCCGTCTGTGCCGCTTCACGGCTGCCCAAGCAGGCGTGAATGCCGACCACATCCCGACTGCCGGCCATACCGACCTCGGCGACCGCCCCATTTTTCATCGTGATCGTGACTGAGAAGAGACTGTCGATCGGAAAATAAAGATAGGATATAGAGTCGCCAGGTCGGTAGATGACTTTGCCTTGCTCTAAGCTGACTGGCTGGAGATGCGGTGCCAGTCGATCGAACACCTCAGCCGAAAGCGTCGCTAATATTTGACTGTCAGGGGTCATAACAGCCTCAAAAGGTGAGTTGGAGAGGCTCTTCGTAGAACACAGCCCAGAATCAAAGGTCAAAGATTGCCGAAACAGGAATTTGCTAGACCGCTTCAACCTTCTCAGTCACGCTTGCCACGGTCGCAATCAGCTCGTCGAAATCGATCGGCTTGGATAAGTGTCGGGAAAATCCGGCGCTGAGCGCCTGAAGCCGATCGGTTGTTCTGGTATAGACGGTCACAGCGATTGCAGGAATTCGGACGTTGAAAGTTGTCTCAAGCGCTTGCACTTGGCGGATGAGCGCATATCCATCCTCCTGGGGCAGGGCAAGCTCGCTGATTAGGAGATCGGGACGAGTTTGGTGAATCTGCTGAATCGCTTCGCGGACACAAGTTGCTGTCGTCGTCTCCACACCATAGGAAGCAAACAAGAGCGTCAGTAGCTCAGATGAATCAGCGTTTGCATCGACGACCAGCACTCGTAAACCATTTGGCAGTAAAGCAGAATGACACATATTCGGGTAGCCCACGACAAAGTAAGAAACCATGGAACACAAAGTGAGCAGTCCCTGCTTTCCCCAGAAGCAATGCGGTTGAGTTGCTCAACTGTCTCCATCGTAGTGGCTGGAAAGATCGAGTTCAGTACGAAACCGTACCAACGGAAAATGTCCCACCGCGAGGATGGGGAAATGCCAATGTCGCTAAAGGGGGCAAAGGGTGTGGAGAAGATGTTTTAACTGTTGCCCATCCTCAAGATACGTCACGTACTCGCTTTCCCCGACCTGGATATCTTTCCCTTCCAATTCGGGACCATACTTCTCAGCCATCACCACAATTGGAATCCGGCGAAAATGATCGGCGTGTTGACGAATCTGCCGCCCCAGGTCAACCGTTTCGTCGATCGACTGCTTGAACTGATTGATCAGAATCAGATCAAAGGACTCACCGCTATACCGAGTTCGCTGGAGCGCATCTGCGCCATCCAAAGTTACCGTCACAAGATAACCCCACTGGTGCAAGTTGTCTCGAAGAGCGGGACGGACTGCATCGTCCGGCTCAACAAGCAAGATAACTTTTACGGTTGCTGATCTCAGTTCCATATCCCGCTGACTTTGCCAAACACATAACGTTACGAGGGTTCTTCATGAGCGAGACCCAGCAAGCGATCGTATTCATCCTTGACCGTTTGAAAACACTCGCAGGAAAAGGCTTCTAGCCTCGATCAATCCAGGATATGAATGTGCCCCCGGTGGTAACGAATCAAATCGCGCTCCTGAAGCGATTGGGCGGTTTGGGTAACACCCGCCCGGCGTACCCCCAGCATATCTGCGATAAATTCCTGGGTCAGATCTAGATCGTCCCCCTCAACTCGGTCATGCGCTTCTAAGAGCCAGCGAGCCAAGCGTTGGTCTATCCTATGGAGGCTGTTGCAGGCGGTGGTTTGCGAGATCTGGGCGATAAAGGCTTGAGTGTAGCGCAGCAGCACATCACGCAAGTCTTGATTGCGATCAAACTCTTCTCGCAAAATCCGAGCATCAATCTTCAGAGCGCTACCTGGAATCTGCACAATGTAGGTGGTTTGTGTTGTTTCTCGACCGCCCATAAAGGCATTAATCCCAATCACTTCACGCTGACCGACCACTCCCGTCTCAGCAGTTGTGCCATCCTTCATCGTGGTGGTGATAGAAAGAACACAGTTGAGCGGAAAGTAAAGTGTGTGGATCGGTTCACCGGGATTGTGCAGACGATCTCCTTTTGACAACGCCTTTTGTTTCAAGTGTGGAGCAAGCTTGTCACCTAGAGCTTGAGGCATCGCACTGAGCAAGCGGTTTTGAGCGGTCATAGCGCCCTCACAGTTTGTCTTAGCAGCTTACTTCGTCGCGATAGGGAGCACATCCAACACAAGTTAGAAATCATCTGCTAAGCAAAAGGTTTCTCCCACTCTTACCGGATATCTCCTTGTCATCTACCAACCGTTCCACAATTGGCTGTGAGTATTGCTGATACTAAATTCAGGCAGATTTTGTCGCTCGGGAAAAAGCCTGAAAAAGCCGGATTCGGCTTGAAAGAGCATCAATACCGTTAGAAACTATTGACCACTGATTTCTAATAAATAAGCTTTTCTATTTATTAGAACATAAGTGTTATAAAGGCTGAAAGCTCTTTCCACTCTGTCTTAACGGTAATTTACGAGATTTGAGCAGGCATTAAAATTAACCGATCTCACCTGCTTCCCTCTCCGAAAGCTAGACCCTCTGTGCTTTCCAAGAGCAACAGCACTTTTCGACGACTAGTGTAAATTAAATAAACCCAACTGTTTATAGGGCAGTAGGACTGAGTCATATCGCTTCAAATATTTATTATGGCTCTCAAATCTGTTTATTAAAGCTAAGCACCGAAATAAGCTGTACTGCCTGCTATGCAAAAGCTCTGTCTCGTTAACGGTTTTTTAAATAGCTAATGATATCCCTAAAGGTTGATAACACAGATTTCGCGCCAGATATAGCTTTCGGCTCTGATCATAGGTGTCACGACAATTATGATCGGTAGTGGGGCGGGATTCCTAGCTGTCGCCAACCCGCCAGTGACGCTGCACTTGATAGTCCTGAATCGCTCCCCTAATTTTAACTGCCTAGTGTGGTCTCAAAGTGCGTCTATGCTCACTTAGAAAAGTGATGACGCTCAATCCCCATCCTCCTCGCCAGTTGCCTTAAGAAGGATTTGCCAAAGCAGTAGTCGCTTGCTGACACATCCTGAGCATGCGGTGGTCATTCGCACTAATGGTCTGAAGCGGATATAACTGAGCTAATTCTGCCCTGACAGCTTGGGGTTTGACCTCCTCCGGGACTTGTTCCTCCACGTCTAATTGTGTTCCCTCGAGTTCACCAGCAAAACAGGTGAACTCCGATTGGGGCGAGTAAAAGGCCCCCACGACTTTGCCCTGGTGCCGTTCAAACACAACATAGTTTTGGCTGACCTGATTCGGCTTAGGGGAATTGCTATAGAGGTAAACCCCGTCCGGAAGCGTTGCGGAATCAGGTGTTGCAGCAAGCCGGGCTTGAGCCAAAGGAACTCGAGGACTCGTGCTCAGCAGGGTGATGGGGAAGAGCGCCGCGATGGCGAGCAGGAACCTTTTTGGGCGGATTAAAGCAAGTGGAAGCATTGCTGTTTCTCCTTGCGGGATAGTGATGACAGTAGAGTCACGTTCCAGCGCTTCTATCCCTCATTAAGCGCCACATGAGGGCGCTGAACATCGATTCAAGTTTGGTAGATACAAGTCTTGAGAGCAGGGGATAGCGTCAGCCGTGGAACGTGAACGGTTCCAGGTTATCGAGCGGATTCCGCAAGCTCCTCTGCCCTGCGGATCACTTCAATTTCTGTCCGATGGCAGGAGAGAAATCTCAGTCATTAGCCAGAACTCTCACCTTCAGCCCTAGCGGATGCCCCAGGTTGCAGCACCCAGTCTTCCTTCTCTCGGGCTCCGGTTCGACGGGCAAGGAGGTGCTGAATCTGAGCGAAGAGTTCGGAGGTATCGGTCTGCTTACTCAGCACAGCATCGGCCTCGGGACAAAGGTCTGCAGCTTGGTCGAGGAGGTCTGGGGTGAAAAAACTGGAAATGAGGACGAGCAGCGGTGGCGTCTCTAGCTGCTGGTGTATCCGACAAATCAATTCGGGTCCGTCCATGCTGCGTTGGTAAGCTGGAGTCGGCATTGAGAAATCCACCAGCACTAAGTCAAATTGATCCATTTGAGGCAGGAAGGCTTGAACTTGAGTAAACGCAGACGTGACATAGCCCAGCTGCTGTAACCGTAGGGCTAGCACAAAGCACCAAGCCTCGTTGTCATCAATAATTGCAATGCGATTCATCCCCACGTCTCCTGGGCCACCTTCGTTCTATAACCGTTCTTATCTATCGAAACAGAAGATGGAAACTACCTAAAGACAGAACAGGCTGGAGGACTAGCTTGAGGGGTACCTGTCTCGCCACTGCATCCCTTGAGCAATCGCGCCCATCCAGTCTGAATAGCCCCGGGACTCAAATACATCTTGATGCATTCCTGCAACTAATCCTTTCTCTCGATTCAGGCTACCAGGAGAAGGTGCAATTGCAATGGCGCTGAGAATCTACTAACACTGTGACCGCTGAACATGTCAAGAAAGTTCAGAAATTAAAGCTCCCTGAACCTTCTGATTGCTGTTTTTGCGATGCAACCGTCTCAAAACTCTGTAAGGGCCCAAAAGTGTAGAACACGACAACGGGAATAGACATCAAACATCCTGCGCTTTCTCAGCATTTCTACCAAATGACAGGTATTAATTTGAACATTGCCATGCGATAACAAGGAGACATCTCTTTTTCACAGCTTTATTTGCACTTCAGGACCATGTCTCAATTCGCGCCAGTACCAGTTCATTCCTCTTTCTTTACGGTGTATCTCAGCAAACATGGCATTGAACTACACCCAGGCTGTCAGGATTATCCCAACACTCATGTGCTGTTTAGTTCAAGGTCTTACGAGTCGGCTCAACACTTTGCTCAAATTGCTGCTAGCATTCGTCATTTACCATTAAAAAGTTGGGTCAATATCTAACCTGACCTGTCGACTGAAATGGAAGCTGCCCAAAATTCTGAATCGCCAAAGCTTGGGAAGAGCCTATCGCTGCATCTAACACGTCATGTAGCAGAGCCCACGCGAGTCAATCCGAGCATCATGAAGCCGTGCGATTGGCAGAATACGCCTCTCAGCAAACTTCAGGTGTTACCCAAGGATGCCAAAACCCGTTACTTCTTGGCGCGACCAGGATGAACGTTGCTGAATGTGGTACAGGGGACTCGGAAAGCAGGAGATTCCTTGGCAAAACAATAACTTATCCTCAGCCAACTGACCGCACTCGCCTGAGGGACGCGCACCCATCGGTGCGATCGTTCAATTCATCTTCCAATAAATGAGCGTCTTTATTTATAAGAATGCAGGGATTGAAAGCGCTACAAAATATTGGTATATCCTCTCTGCAAGGATTCGAAAGCATTTGAGCAAGCATCAAAGTTAACGGACTTCACCTGATTTCCCTTCCAAAAGCTAGAACCTCTGTGCACTGAGCATCAGCGCTTTTTGGCATTGAATTCACTTTTCCAAATCTTGGTTAACTGCTGAACATGCAGCACTTCTCGTCTAGAGCAACACTAGATACAGGTCGCCAACATTCCGTGTTTATTGCAACACTGCATCTTG
The sequence above is a segment of the Cyanobacteria bacterium FACHB-DQ100 genome. Coding sequences within it:
- a CDS encoding Crp/Fnr family transcriptional regulator, which produces MTPDSQILATLSAEVFDRLAPHLQPVSLEQGKVIYRPGDSISYLYFPIDSLFSVTITMKNGAVAEVGMAGSRDVVGIHACLGSREAAQTDVFVQVAGNAMKIEAQVMRQEFNRNDELRDVLLRYTQVFLAQVSQTAACNALHPLEQRLCRWLLEAQWQLNSSYLPLTQEFLSIMLGVRRPGVTQTAQSLQERSLIQYRRGSVHILNQTGLEASGCECFKTIKAQYQRLLAEQ
- a CDS encoding response regulator, with the translated sequence MELRSATVKVILLVEPDDAVRPALRDNLHQWGYLVTVTLDGADALQRTRYSGESFDLILINQFKQSIDETVDLGRQIRQHADHFRRIPIVVMAEKYGPELEGKDIQVGESEYVTYLEDGQQLKHLLHTLCPL
- a CDS encoding response regulator encodes the protein MCHSALLPNGLRVLVVDANADSSELLTLLFASYGVETTTATCVREAIQQIHQTRPDLLISELALPQEDGYALIRQVQALETTFNVRIPAIAVTVYTRTTDRLQALSAGFSRHLSKPIDFDELIATVASVTEKVEAV
- a CDS encoding response regulator, giving the protein MNRIAIIDDNEAWCFVLALRLQQLGYVTSAFTQVQAFLPQMDQFDLVLVDFSMPTPAYQRSMDGPELICRIHQQLETPPLLVLISSFFTPDLLDQAADLCPEADAVLSKQTDTSELFAQIQHLLARRTGAREKEDWVLQPGASARAEGESSG